The Taeniopygia guttata chromosome 4A, bTaeGut7.mat, whole genome shotgun sequence genome has a segment encoding these proteins:
- the LOC100223684 gene encoding transforming growth factor beta activator LRRC33-like, producing MLWAARGWFLLWLLPSILRARASPESRPSSPLCQQSPTKVSCKGVGLQKFPKGLDQGIKYLELSNNFIQNLSGSNMPGFGQLEYLDVCSNQLESVSAAALAELPRLRSLLLGSNHLDRNYLANGEAFHLLRNIEVLDLSVNNLESHMASWYISNLTSLRVLDLSGNTMTKLLAGTFRNSPRLRQLDLSNNYIMEIQEGAFEPLEELEVLNLALNSLHCISGFSLTQLRVLNLSHNALELFSEEEGAEPYLLRVLDLSHNRLLYFPELPRAHDLTHLNLSNNLIASLLPGSPHPREFVLPYKEMQRFNRTVRPVAALTHVADLDLSNNRLELFPFSFFHGLGSLHSLSLARNCLQDVARESVTNGTELSVRSLDLHSNALRVLPRWFFDSLPHLESMDLGSNCLQPCESQGSDQGRDLGGDSHTSAPRDTCTPFYNVPRLKHLSLSKNNISRLQPHAFNRTPLLSLDLSGNRDLSMPTGALAGLELSLQELSLRDNQMDEAALPCLGALRVLDLSGNHLRLLPTGLSCSPLESLDIRNNNLQALGTVRSWSHSLRAVSMAGNPWSCCSLGWLDALRAAGVTVPDLRQARCVFQERGRSVSARITDTPRWICPQPKDTASLALLLALIGISLLGAWAFCLLRKGRKAPGCAGLESNRVGVSQPHPKGQGPAEERPPDSITKV from the exons ATGCTCTGGGCTGCTCGGGGATGgttcctgctctggctgctcccgTCCATCCTCAGGGCCCGGGCTAGCCCGGAGTCGAGGCCCAGCTCCCCTCTGTGCCAGCAG AGCCCCACGAAGGTGTCTTGCAAAGGAGTTGGCCTGCAGAAATTTCCCAAGGGGCTTGACCAAGGAATTAAGTACCTTGAACTCTCCAACAACTTCATCCAAAACCTGTCAGGCAGCAACATGCCAGGATTTGGGCAGCTGGAGTACCTGGATGTGTGCTCCAACCAGCTGGAATCCGTGTCAGCCGCCGCCCTGGCTGAGCTGCCTCGGCTGCGCTCGCTCCTCCTGGGATCCAACCACCTGGACCGGAATTACTTGGCTAACGGGGAAGCTTTCCATCTGCTCAGGAATATAGAGGTCCTGGACCTGTCTGTGAATAACCTGGAGAGCCACATGGCCAGCTGGTACATCAGCAACCTCACCAGCCTGAGGGTGCTGGATCTCTCCGGGAACACAATGACcaagctgctggcagggacctTCCGGAACTCACCGCGGCTGCGCCAGCTTGACCTCAGCAACAACTACATCATGGAGATCCAGGAGGGAGCCTTTGAGCCTCTGGAAGAGCTGGAGGTGCTGAACTTGGCTTTGAATTCCCTCCACTGTATCTCTGGCTTCAGCCTCACGCAGCTGCGAGTTTTAAACCTCAGCCACAACGCCCTGGAGCTCTTCTCCGAGGAGGAGGGAGCGGAGCCCTACCTGCTCCGAGTGCTCGACTTGAGCCATAACAGACTCCTCTATTTTCCAGAGCTCCCCAGAGCCCATGATCTCACACACTTAAACCTCTCCAACAACCTCATtgcttccctgctcccaggctccCCCCATCCCAGGGAGTTCGTCCTGCCCTACAAGGAGATGCAGAGGTTCAACAGGACCGTGCGTCCCGTGGCCGCCCTGACACATGTGGCTGACCTGGATCTCAGCAATAACCGCCTGGAGctgttcccattttccttcttccacGGTCTGGGCTCCCTGCACAGCCTCAGCCTGGCAAGGAACTGTCTCCAGGACGTGGCCAGGGAGTCTGTCACCAATGGCACGGAGCTGTCCGTGCGCTCGCTGGACCTCCACAGCAATGCCCTCCGTGTGCTGCCACGCTGGTTCTTCGATTCCCTGCCTCACCTGGAATCCATGGATCTGGGCTCCAACTGCCTCCAGCCTTGTGAGAGCCAGGGCAGTGACCAGGGAAGGGATTTGGGAGGGGATTCTCACACATCAGCCCCCAGAGACACCTGCACCCCCTTCTACAACGTGCCTCGCTTGAAGCACCTGAGCCTGTCCAAGAACAACAtctccaggctgcagccccaTGCCTTCAACCGGACCCCACTGCTCTCCCTGGACCTGTCGGGAAACAGGGACTTGTCCATGCCCACGGGAgcgctggcagggctggagctgtccctgcaggagctctCTCTGAGGGACAACCAGATGGACGAGGCGGCGCTGCCCTGCCTGGGCGCGCTGCGAGTGCTGGACCTGTCGGGCAACCACCTGAGgctgctgcccacggggctctcctgctcccctctggaGAGCCTGGACATTCGGAATAACAACCTGCAGGCCTTGGGAACAGTCAGGAGCTGGTCCCACAGCCTGAGGGCGGTGTCCATGGCCGGGaacccctggagctgctgctcgcTGGGCTGGCTGGACGCGCTGCGTGCGGCCGGAGTGACCGTGCCGGACCTGCGCCAGGCCCGCTGCGTCTTCCAGGAGCGCGGCCGGAGCGTCTCGGCCAGGATCACCGACACTCCCCGCTGGATCTGTCCCCAGCCCAAGGACACtgcctccctggccctgctgctggccctgaTAGGCATTTCCCTGCTCGGTGCCTGGGCTTTCTGCCTCCTGAGGAAAGGGAGGAAGGCTCCGGGATGTGCGGGACTTGAGAGCAACAGGGTGGGagtgtcccagccccatcccaaagGACAGGGGCCAGCCGAGGAGAGGCCACCTGACAGCATCACCAAAGTGTAG